The Gemmatimonas aurantiaca T-27 DNA segment TCTGGTGGAAGATCGCTATCGCGGTCGCCTGATGGCTTTTTATGGGTTGGTGTTCATCGGGTTGTCACAGATGGTGGGCTCGCTGGCCTTGGGTGCACTCGCGCGCGCGATGACTGCGCCGCTGGCGATTGGTGTGGCCTCATCGATCCTGTTGCTCGTCACGGGCGCCATGCGTGGGGCAGAGTTCTGGAGGCGGGTGTGAGCGACACCGTGAGTAAGGCCGTCAGACGACGGATGCTGGTGACAGGCGGCGCCGGGTTTCTGGGGGCGAACTTCGTGCGCTATTGGTCTGGCCAGCACGCCGATGATCATCTCGTGGTGTTGGATGCGCTCACCTATGCGGGCGACCGAACCCGGCTCGCGGACCTCGAAACGCGCGGCGCGATGGAGTTCGTGGTGGGGGACATCTGCGACGAGGTGTTGGTACGCGATTTGTTGGTGCAGCATCGTATCGACACCATCGTACATTTTGCCGCAGAGAGTCACGTCGATCGCAGCATCGTCGATGGTGGCCGGTTCGTGCGCACCAACGTGCTGGGCACACAGGCGTTGCTCGATGCCGCGCGGTCAGTATGGCAGGAGCGTGGAACATGGCGCAGCGGCGTGCGCTTTCATCACGTGTCCACCGACGAAGTGTATGGGCCCCTCGCGGAGGGCGCGTCGTCATTCAACGAACGCTCTCCCTACAACCCAAGCTCGCCCTATTCGGCGAGCAAGGCCGCATCGGATCATCTCGTGCGGGCCGCTGGCGTCACCCATGGCCTGCCGTACAGCATTTCGCACTGTGCCAACAACTATGGGCCGTTTCAGCATGCGGAGAAGCTGATTCCGTTCATGCTCAGGCAGGCTCTGCACGGATTGCCGCTGACCATCTACGGCGATGGTTTGCAGCGCCGCGAATGGCTTGCGGTGCATGATCACTGTGTGGCGCTCGACGCGATCTTGGGTGCGGATGTGGCAGGCGAGACATTCTGCATTGGTGGTGGCACGGAGCTCACCAATCTCGAGTTGGTGCATCGTCTGTGTGGCATGCTCGATGCCCGGTTCGCTGCCAATCCCGCACTGGCTGATCGGTTTCCGCTGTGTCCTGCAGCGCTTGGGGCTTCCTCTCGCACCCTGATCATACATGTCACCGATCGGCTTGGTCACGATCGTCGGTATGCGCTGGATTCGTCAAAGCTGAGCGTGTTGACCGGCGCGACGCCTGGTGTGGTGTTTGATGAGGCGTTGGAGCGCGTGGTGGCTGCTGTGTTGAGCGATATGGCGTGAGTTCCTCCATTCCCGAAGGTGAATCTGTCTCATTGTGACTGTGAGCACATTGTCCCGTGCGAGGATGTATTAGGGTGGGAATTCCCTGTTGCATCGCCCACGGCGGAGCACGATGTCTCTTCAGTCTGGAGTGGGAACATGATGCGTCGGACGTACGCCGTCCTTCTTGGTTCGATCCTGTTTGCTGCACCGGCGGCAGCGCAGACCGTCCTGTTTGAGGACGATTTCAATGGTCTGTCAGAAGGTGTTCCGTACACCTCGAATTTCGTCAACTGGAATGTTGTCGGAAAAGGCGTGGACGTTGTCGCGGATGGTTATGCATCGCTCGTGAGCTGCTATGGCAGCACCGGACTCTGCGTGGATCTCGACGGCAACGCGGGTGGTGGTTCGGCCGTGGGTCCACGAGGTCTCGAAAGCAAACTGATGTACTCATTTGCGGCGGGCGATATCGCGCGCTTCGAATTCGTGGTCAGTGGCAATCAGCGCGGCTCGGCATTTCCGAACTCCATCCTGGATGACCTGCTGGTGGGATTCCGATTCTCGAATGCCGTGACTCTCTCGGATGTCGCGCTCGAGATCGTTGACTACGGAATCGAAGATCCGCAGTCGGGCGGTACGTATGGTGTGTCGGATCCGTTCGTGCTGACACTGCAGGACATTCCGTACAACGCACTCTGGACGACATTGGCTGTTCGTTTCCAGGTGCTCGGCGCGACCGATATTGGTGTCTCGCTCACGACCCCTAGTGCCGACGACATCGGACCGCTGATCGACAACGCGGTATTCACGCGGACCTCCACTACCACCGTGCCCGAGCCGAGCACGTATGTGCTGATGGCCGCAGGATTGGCGGCGATGGCAATTGTGGCGAAGCGTCGCCGCGGGACCTGATTCACTCGCACAGATCATCAAAAGAAACGGGCCCATCATCATGATGGGCCCGTTTTGTTCATGGTCTGCCTTTGGTCAGAACCCGTGGTCGCCTCAGTTCAGCGTCAATCCGAATCGGATTGTGCGTCCAGGCTGCGGCAAGCCGCACTGATCGTACACGGTCTTGTTGCCGAGATTGTCCATCGCCACGAGCGCGGTGAGCCGCTGCAGCAGGCCACTGCTGCGTACACCGAAGGTGCGCGACACGGCGGCATCAGCCACGGTCTGCGACGCCAGTTCCACTTGGCGACCGAGATCCGGATGCTGGCAATACTGTGTACCGGTGTAACGTCCCATCACGCTTGCCCGGAAACCGGCCAGCG contains these protein-coding regions:
- a CDS encoding PEP-CTERM sorting domain-containing protein — encoded protein: MMRRTYAVLLGSILFAAPAAAQTVLFEDDFNGLSEGVPYTSNFVNWNVVGKGVDVVADGYASLVSCYGSTGLCVDLDGNAGGGSAVGPRGLESKLMYSFAAGDIARFEFVVSGNQRGSAFPNSILDDLLVGFRFSNAVTLSDVALEIVDYGIEDPQSGGTYGVSDPFVLTLQDIPYNALWTTLAVRFQVLGATDIGVSLTTPSADDIGPLIDNAVFTRTSTTTVPEPSTYVLMAAGLAAMAIVAKRRRGT
- the rfbB gene encoding dTDP-glucose 4,6-dehydratase; its protein translation is MSKAVRRRMLVTGGAGFLGANFVRYWSGQHADDHLVVLDALTYAGDRTRLADLETRGAMEFVVGDICDEVLVRDLLVQHRIDTIVHFAAESHVDRSIVDGGRFVRTNVLGTQALLDAARSVWQERGTWRSGVRFHHVSTDEVYGPLAEGASSFNERSPYNPSSPYSASKAASDHLVRAAGVTHGLPYSISHCANNYGPFQHAEKLIPFMLRQALHGLPLTIYGDGLQRREWLAVHDHCVALDAILGADVAGETFCIGGGTELTNLELVHRLCGMLDARFAANPALADRFPLCPAALGASSRTLIIHVTDRLGHDRRYALDSSKLSVLTGATPGVVFDEALERVVAAVLSDMA